Sequence from the Sciurus carolinensis chromosome 1, mSciCar1.2, whole genome shotgun sequence genome:
ATCAAGTGTAACTAGAAGACGAAGTGGGAGTCAGACCAGTGACACTCAAGAATACTCAGAAGATTCAAACAGATACTCAGGATCCATACAGGGACGTGCTGGATCTCAACACGGAGAATCGGGATCCACAAGGCAAGAGAGACAGGGAACTGCTCATGGACAGTCAAGAGATACCACTAGACGTACACAGTCTGGACAGAGGCAGTCCTCACACTCTGAGTCCAGGACAACTCCAAGATCATCTAATCACAGTGAGTCAAGTGAAAGTGAGGGGCAGTCGGGCATCTCTCACAGACACTCAAGATCCACTCAGGGACATGGTGGATCTCAACACGGAGAGTCGGGATCTACAAGTCAAGAGAGACAGGGAACTGCTCAAGGACAGTCCAGAGATACCACTGGACGCGCACAGTCTGGCCAGAGGCAGTCCTCACACTCTGAGTCCAGGACAACACCAAGGAGATCATCTATTCACAGTGAATCAAGTGAAAGTGAGGGGCAGTCGGGCATCTCCCACAGACACTCAGGATCCACTCAGGGACATGCTGGATCTCAACACGGAGAGTCACGATCCACAAGGCAAGGGAGACAGGGAACTGCTCAAGGACAGTCCAGAGACACCACTGGACGTACACAGTCTGGCCAGAGGCAGTCCTCACCCTCTGAGTCCAGGACAACACCAAGGAGATCATCTATTCACAGTGAGTCAAGTGAAAGTGAGGGGCAGTCGGGCATCTCCCACAGACACTCAGGATCCACTCAGGGACATGCTGGATCTCAACACGGAGAGTCGGGATCTACAAGTCAAGAGAGACAGGGAACTGCTCAAGGACAGTCCAGAGATACCACTGGACGCGCACAGTCTGGCCAGAGGCAGTCCTCACACTCTGAGTCCAGGACAACACCAAGGAGATCATCTATTCACAGTGAATCAAGTGAAAGTGAGGGGCAGTCGGGCATCTCCCACAGACACTCAGGATCCACTCAGGGACATGCTGGATCTCAACACGGAGAGTCGGGATCCACAAGTCAAGGGAGACAGGGAACTGCTCAAGGACAGTCCAGAGACACCAGTGGACGTACACAGTCTGGCCAGAGGCAGTCCTCACACTCTGAGTCCAGGACAACACCAAGGAGATCATCTATTCACAGTGAGTCAAGTGAAAGTGAGGGGCAGTCGGGCATCTCCCACAGACACTCAGGATCCACTCAGGGACATGCTGGATCTCAACACGGAGAGTCGGGATCTACAAGTCAAGAGAGACAGGGAACTGCTCAAGGACAGTCCAGAGATACCACTGGACGCGCACAGTCTGGCCAGAGGCAGTCCTCACACTCTGAGTCCAGGACAACACCAAGGAGATCATCTATTCACAGTGAATCAAGTGAAAGTGAGGGGCAGTCGGGCATCTCCCACAGACACTCAGGATCCACTCAGGGACATGCTGGATCTCAACACGGAGAGTCGGGATCCACAAGTCAAGGGAGACAGGGAACTGCTCAAGGACAGTCCAGAGACACCACTAGACGCGCACAGTCTGGCCAGAGGCAGTCCTCACACTCTGAGTCCAGGACAACTCCAAGGAGATCGTCTATTCACACTGAGTCAAGTGAAAGTGAGGGGCATTCAGGCATCTCCCACAGACACTCAGGATCCACTCAGGGACATGCTGGATCTCAACACGGAGAGTCGGGATCCACAAGTCAAGGGAGACAGGGAACTGCTCAAGGACAGTCCAGAGACACCAGTGGACGTACACAGTCTGGCCAGAGGCAGTCCTCACACTCTGAGTCCAGGACAACACCAAGGAGATCGTCTATTCACACTGAGTCAAGTGAAAGTGAGGGGCAGTCGGGCATCTCCCACAGACACTCGGGATCCACTCAGGGACATGCTGGATCTCAACACGGAGAGTCGGGATCCACAAGTCAAGAGAGACAGGGAACTGCTCAAGGACAGTCCAGAGACACAACTAGACGCGCACAGTCTGGCCAGAGGCAGTCCTCACACTCTGAGTCCAGGACAACTCCAAGGAGATCGTCTATTCACACTGAGTCAAGTGAAAGTGAGGGGCATTCTGGCATCTCCCACAGACACTCAGGATCCACTCAGGGACATGCTGGATCTCAACACGGAGAGTCACGATCCACAAGGCAAGGGAGACAGGGAACTGCTCAAGGACAGTCCAGAGACACCACTAGACGCGCACAGTCTGGCCAGAGGCAGTCCTCACCCTCTGAGTCCAGGACAACACCAAGGAGATCATCTATTCACAGTGAGTCAAGTGAAAGTGAGGGGCAGTCGGGCATCTCCCACAGACACTCAGGATCCACTCAGGGACATGCTGGATCTCAACACGGAGAGTCGGGATCCACAAGTCAAGGGAGACAGGGAACTGCTCAAGGACAGTCCAGGGACACCACTGGACGTACACAGTCTGGCCAGAGGCAGTCCTCACACTCTGAGTCCAGGACAACTCCAAGGAGATCGTCTATTCACACTGAGTCAAGTGAAAGTGAGGGGCAGTCGGGCATCTCCCACAGACACTCAGGATCCACTCAGGGACATGCTGGATCTCAACACGGAGAGTCAGGATCCACAAGTCAAGGGAGACAGGGAACTGCTCAAGGACAGTCCAGAGACACCACTAGACGCGCACAGTCTGGCCAGAGGCAGTCCTCACACTCTGAGTCCAGGACAACACCAAGGAGATCGTCTATTCACACTGAGTCAAGTGAAAGTGAGGGGCAGTCGGGCATCTCCCACAGACACTCAGGATCCACTCAGGGACATGCTGGATCTCAACACGGAGAGTCACGATCCACAAGGCAAGGGAGACAGGGAACTGCTCAAGGACAGTCCAGAGACACCACTAGACGCGCACAGTCTGGCCAGAGGCAGTCCTCACCCTCTGAGTCCAGGACAACACCAAGGAGATCATCTATTCACAGTGAGTCAAGTGAAAGTGAGGGGCAGTCGGGCATctcccacagacactcaagatCCACTCAGGGACATGGTGGATCTCAACACGGAGAGTCGGGATCCACAAGTCAAGAGAGACAGGGAACTGCTCAAGGACAGTCCAGAGATACCATTGGACGTACACAGTCTGGCCAGAGGCAGTCCTCACACTCTGAGTCCAGGACAACACCAAGGAGATCATCTATTCACAGTGAATCAAGTGAAAGTGAGGGGCAGTCGGGCATCTCCCACAGACACTCAGGATCCACTCAGGGACATGCTGGATCTCAACACGGAGAGTCGGGATCCACAAGTCAAGGGAGACAGGGAACTGCTCAAGGACAGTCCAGAGACACCAGTGGACGTACACAGTCTGGCCAGAGGCAGTCCTCACACTCTGAGTCCAGGACAACACCAAGGAGATCGTCTATTCACACTGAGTCAAGTGAAAGTGAGGGGCAGTCGGGCATCTCCCACAGACACTCAGGATCCACTCAGGGACATGCTGGATCTCAACACGGAGAGTCACGATCCACAAGGCAAGGGAGACAGGGAACTGCTCAAGGACAGTCCAGAGACACCACTAGACGCGCACAGTCTGGTCAGAGGCAGTCCTCACACTCTGAGTCCAGGACAACACCAAGGAGATCATCTATTCACAGTGAGTCAAGTGAAAGTGAGGGGCAGTCGGGCATctcccacagacactcaagatCCACTCAGGGACATGCTGGATCTCAACACGGAGAGTCGGGATCTACAAGTCAAGAGAGACAGGGAACTGCTCAAGGACAGTCCAGAGATACCATTGGACGTACACAGTCTGGCCAGAGGCAGTCCTCACACTCTGAGTCCAGGACAACACCAAGGAGATCATCTATTCACAGTGAATCAAGTGAAAGTGAGGGGCAGTCGGGCATCTCCCACAGACACTCAGGATCCACTCAGGGACATGCTGGATCTCAACACGGAGAGTCGGGATCCACAAGTCAAGGGAGACAGGGAACTGCTCAAGGACAGTCCAGAGACACCACTGGACGTACACAGTCTGGCCAGAGGCAGTCCTCACACTCTGAGTCCAGGACAACTCCAAGGAGATCGTCTATTCACACTGAGTCAAGTGAAAGTGAGGGGCAGTCGGGCATCTCCCACAGACACTCGGGATCCACTCAGGGATATGCTGGATCTCAACACGGAGAGTCAGGATCCACAAGGCAAGGGAGACAGGGAACTGCTCAAGGACAGTCCAGAGACACCACTAGACGCGCACAGTCTGGCCAGAGGCAGTCCTCACATTCTGAGTCCAGGACAACTCCAAGGAGATCGTCTATTCACACTGAATCAAGTGAAAGTGAGGGGCAGTCAGGCATctcccacagacactcaagatCCACTCAGGGACATGCTGGATCTCAACACGGAGAGTCGGGATCCACAAGGCAAGAGACACAGGGAACTGCTCAAGGACAGTCCAGAGATACCACTGGACGTACACAGTCTGGGCAGAGGCAGTCCTCACACTCTGAGTCCAGGACAACACCAAGGAGATCATCTATTCACAGTGAGTCAAGTGAAAGTGAGGGGCAGTCGGGCATCTCCCACAGACACTCAGGATCCACTCAGGGACATGCTGGATCTCAACACGGAGAGTCGGGATCTACAAGTCAAGAGAGACAGGGAACTGCTCAAGGACAGTCCAGAGATACCACTGGACGTACACAGTCTGGCCAGAGGCAGTCCTCACACTCTGAGTCCAGGACAACACCAAGGAGATCGTCTATTCACAGTGAGTCAAGTGAAAGTGAGGGGCAGTCGGGCATCTCCCACAGACACTCGGGATCCACTCAGGGACATGCTGGATCTCAACACGGAGAGTCGGGATCCACAAGTCAAGGGAGACAGGGAACTGCTCAAGGACAGTCCAGAGACACCACTGGACGTACACAGTCTGGCCAGAGGCAGTCCTCACACTCTGAGTCCAGGACAACTCCAAGGAGATCGTCTATTCACACTGAGTCAAGTGAAAGTGAGGGGCAGTCGGGCATCTCCCACAGACACTCAGGATCCACTCAGGGACATGCTGGATCTCAACACGGAGAGTCAGGATCCACAAGGCAAGGGAGACAGGGAACTGCTCAAGGACAGTCCGGAGACACCACTAGACGCGCACAGTCTGGCCAGAGGCAGTCCTCACACTCTGAGTCCAGGACAACTCCAAGGAGATCATCTATTCACAGTGAGTCAAGTGAAAGTGGAGGGGGGTCGGGCATCTCCCACAGACACTCAGGATCCACTCAGGGTCATGCTGGATCTCACCATAAAGAATTGGGATCTGGTTATACACAGTCACATAATTCTCACCAGCTGTCAAGAGATAATATAAGGTGGCAATCAAGTAGTATTCATGGTCAGTCTGGAAGAAGACATTTTCAGTCACAGAATAGTAGAAAACAAAGACATGGATCAGGTCACAGTTGGAGGCATGGCAGTTATGGTTCTGCAGAGTATGACTATGGGCAGTCTGGGTATGGACCTTCTGGGGGTAGCAGAAGTAGCAGTTGCACAACTAGCCCTTTGAGGTCAACAGGCAGAGGTACAAATACTCCTGTGTCCACACATGGACAATCCTTTTCTATCTCTGATCAGAGTGGATTCAAAGCAACTGGAAGAGCAGAAAGGCAGGTTTCAAATCATGGACAGTCTGAAGTAAGTCAAGGGCAATTAGTTGATTCCTACAATCAGTCTGGATCCCATGTATCAAGAAGACAAGGATCTAGTCATGTCCATTCTATAGTAATTCCTGAACAGTCAAGTGACATGGATGTTCAATCTCAATTTGGTACAACTGGAAACAAGGGTTCTATTCACAGTCAGTCAAGTGACCACTCTGGATCTGGTCATAGACAATACATGTCATTTTGTGGACATCTGGATTCTAGTTCTACTAGAAAGCAATCTGGTTTCAGCACTAATGAAAGGCAAGAATATAGGCAGAGCCAATCAAGTGATAGCTATGAGCAATCAATTGACAACATAAGCAGAAGTCAAAGATCCTTTTCTAATCATTCCCTATATAGTCAAGGCCCTATGGGAGCTAAAGAGTATAGGTATTTACCAATCAATTCAATCACATGGGGTGAGGGAAGTCAAGGGCAAGAGTCAAGAACTAATCCATCTGGGGACATCAGAAGATACAGTCAGGATGTAGATGATAAGCAGACAAGAGGCTCTGAAGCCAGAGATTACCATGGGAAGGGAAGAACAGACTCACATTCCCTCTACTTAGATAGTAATACTCCACTCTATGAATATGTCCAAGAACAAAGgtgttattattttgaataaaaagtaaGTAGAAAACAAACTTACCCAAGATAAGAACCTAATGAAAGATGAGacacaaagtaagaaaaataggATATTTAACAGAGTCCTTCTTTTGGTATTTGGGATTTTATGTCTGTGCTTCTGTATTAACTATAGTACTGtattcttattaattttgtttggtGCTGGTCTTTTTGTAAGGCTCTATAATCACTGAGCTCCTTGGATAGAAAATAGTGAATGGAAGAAGTAAACAGCATTTGGGCCTATATCAGAAGTATATAATAAAGTGTTCtgtatatttaaggaaaaaaatgagcattaaaaattattttgagactcaaaatttggattttctagatttttatttaattgattattAATAAACCTATCCAAGAAGCTAAGACATATAGTTTAAGAACCAAAATTTCTCTAATATATACATTCCATGCCCTAAAGAAAGAATGTGGTAGTTCTCTAGGTAAAGATTCagaatatttcatcttttttgtcACCATTAGAACTCTGTACACTATTGAATTTATTGTCATGTCCTCCTGGATATAAGGACAAAAAACTGCACTGCATTAAAATTGACAACAAACTTCTTCGAAGCattgtttctcttctctttcataCCCACAAACACAAACATAGCTCCCTGTCATGGAGTCAGATGcacattttttcttctacctCTGAACACGTAGATGGGAGTAAAGCACTCAGATATTAATAATAAGGAGTTCAGATCTGTTTGCTTCACATCTCCTTAGGAGTTAAAAATGGAGCTATGTACTCcaaaaaaaagagttaagatGTTTCAATGACAACCCACACTAAATTCAGAACAGAAAAATTATTGATTTCTACCTGATGTGAACATCTGCTTCTTGATACAAAAGAACATATGAAAGATAATAAAGTTGAGACTAAGAGGTGCAGCTCAGAGGGAGAGAACTTGGCCTAGATTTGATTCCtaggaattaaaagaaagaaaagaaagaactgggggtgtttctcagtggtagaacattcgcctagcaagcacaaggtctAAGTTTCTTCTTCAGtattgcaaaagaaaacaaaaaatgaataaattaattaagaaGTTCCAAGAAGGCAAAAGTCAACCATATCTGATCTTTTCCTCAATGTAATCATTGAGGAAAAGCATTGACAGGAAGAAAGGCTTTACACTGAGTTGACCTATGCTTTGGTTAATCATGATCATCACAGCAAACATTATCAAACATAACCCCAAAAGTGGCTATTTCCTAACATGAACTAAGCTCTAGAAATAAGAACTGTGCACTATAGATTTTCTCTGTCAACGATATTATTGAAACACCCCTATGAATGGAGGCTAATAGGAGCCTGAAGTTTCCTgtagaagaaaaaagattaaaaatatattcctgcctaagagaagaaaatatatgaatttactATGAATAATGAGAGAAATAACAAGcagaaaaaataatgacttaagcAGAAAGTTTACCattacaaaaccaaaaataatttccagaatgtGAGAGCTAATAAGAACTTCAAAGATCATTCCCTTAATTTgcaggttaaaagaaaaagagccacttggaatattttttaataattctctAATTATCCAGTAATAATCTCCTAAGTCAGAATTTAGTATTCTACCTCTCTTTGCCTCAatattaagttgtttttctcctaCCTTCCTTTTATAATTCAAGTTAAAGTACAATTTGTCAGGAGGTATATAAAATCACTAGCCATAACATTTCCAGATGGTCAAATGGAGGCACCCAGAATTCATTCACTTTCTCCCTCACAAAGAACCAAAGCAACAAGTGTACTGCTACAGTTTGAGGTGAGTGACCATGGGAGAACACAGGAAATCAGCAAGATGGGGACTGGAACCTAGTAACATTCACAGACCTGGGATAGCAGCAGagtaagagaaacaaaatattctGGATTCTGCCCTACTGGATCTATAGCCAGAGAAGGGCTTTACCCCTTTGCAGGTTAAGGGTGAAAGAGAAAGTCCCAGCAAACCTATCAGTACAGATACTGGAAATCCTAACCACTAAAAATTTTGCAATACTCACAGACTTGCAGTCTACTTAAGTAATATGAAATCTGCACAGTAGCCTTGCTACTTTTTGACCCCACAAAAACACCACTGCACTGGCTCAGGGGATAGTTGCCTTGTGAACCAAAGCTGGCCTGGTAGAATGACTATGACTCAAACTCACTGCACTGTAAATCAAAGCTGCTGTGACATGAAGGAGAATGAAGAACACTGCCCTCAGGAACCAGCTCAGGGAGCTTGCCCTCAGACCAGGGGCGTGGCCATGAGAATTCATGTGACTGCAGGCAGATGCCCATGAAGTTCCTTCCCTCTGTACCATGGACAGTGATTTGCTACTAACAGGGCAGAAAAATAACACTGTGGACCCATTGCTGCCTGGCTTACATGGCATGCTGAGGTGGCCTTGAGCAATGCCACTTCTCTAGCCATTACCTTGCTTGTAGGCACACATGGACAAAGGAAGTCCTAAGAGAAATTTTGCCAGGCTCTGGCCATATCCTGCTCTTGCCTACTCCCTGAGGGCACTAAAGTTGAAAGTCTGGTGGAGAAAAGCTCTTGCAATCACCCAATCCCTGGGCATGCATACCCAAAAGAGGCCTGAGAGGAATTTTGCCTGGCTCTGGCCATGTCCAGTTCTCACTGGCTCCAAGGCAGGCATCCAGCTGAAAGTCAGTGGGAGAAAAGACCTGGTCATCACCCCATCCCCAGGTATGCACAAtttgggtggggaggggaccAAAGTTACACTTCTATGTGGTCACTTCCACAGCTACAGTGGAAAGAAACTTACAGTGTCTGCTGCCAACATACCTGTACTGTTCCCACCACCAGATATCCCCATACCATGTCTGACTGTTGTACTGTGGTTCCTGCTGCCACCTCTCCCCATGAAACCCGTGATCCTACACCATCATCTGGTCAGTGAACAAGTGTTTCATTCCCTTCATTGCTTATGATGTGGAGGTCTTTACAAATAACAGAGACATCATCAACAGTACCCGAGAAAACTCATCATTTAACAGAAGCCACCACTTACATTGTAGGAGTAGCCACATAGTAAGATCTTTCACTCTGCTCTCTATACCATATCCACCTGACTATCCATTCTTGTGTGGCCCACAGAGATCATGGGTCTCTCCAACTCTGAAACTAGTGCCCCAAATCACTAACCACAGCCAAAAAAACTATGGGGAGGCTACACTAAGGTGCACAGATGAAAATAAAGCCAAGAGTGCATAACAATCCAAAACCAGCAAAACAACTCTGAGAAAAAGCTACTTACTAAGAAGGCTACCCCCTCCCATAAAAATGGGCATCATTACCAGATAAATAAATCTCAACAAAGGAACACaagaaatatgcaaaaacaaGGTAATATGACATTTTCAAAAGATCTTAATTCTCTAAcaacagaagacaaagaaattgaaatggatgaaatgcttggtacaaaattcaaaagaaagattaTTAAAAAGCTCAATGagataaaaaaggataaatagttaaatgaaattaggaagaaaatgaagaatgtgaaTGAGAAATATAGCAGGAAGATGGAGATTTTgagaaagaatcaaacagaaatcttggaataaaGAGTTcaattaagttaaataaaaacattagctGAAAGCATCAACAATAGACTAGattaagaggaagaaagaatatttgagcTTAAAGACAGTCCTTTTGAAATATCCCATTCAGgcgaaaagaaaaactgaaagaatgaaGAGGGTGTTCAAGGTTTAGGGGACACCCTTAGACAAACAAACACCCACAGCACTGGTATATCTGaaggtaaagaaataaaggttAAGGACATAGAAAACTCATTTCAATAGTGTAAACATCCTTATTCTTGGGAAAGACATGGCCATCCATGTACAGGGCTTACAAAACTACAAATAGATGACCAGAAAAGattttcactgtggcatattataGTCGAACTGTCAAAAGTGTAAGacaaagaaaggatttttaacCTGTAACAAAAAAAACACCAAGTCACATTTAAGGGCAACCTCATTAGACTAACAGCAGATATCGTAGCAGAAACCCATAGGctagaatggaatggaatgaTATATGCtaagtctcaaaagaaaattaccAACCATGATTATTATATCCAGCAAGGCTACCCTTCAgataggaagaagaaataaagaccttcccCATAAGCAAAAACAGGGAATTCATGactgaaagaccctcagaccccctgtccaaggaagaactcacgtgatccctggctgcaaaagcaagaggcagtttattgattacacaggcgcctgcgggtgctcagtaaaacctcagccggagcttcggtgaactggcacaccgggctttggggtacaggttttttatagggtaaaggggcaggtttcgcgcgcacggtaagcaacagatttcctattggttattttgaatccagcacgtacacagcacctaggttacttgaagggtaaggttattatatcccaaaaaaatccacaattattacttggtattcttggtatttttatggttcctggttcccgcttatcagttcctgattgttcaggcactccctgggacccgatgatctatgctttcccaaccgccctattctttcttaacctagttatcagtttaatgacctccaggtaggccgtgcaaccttcccaggggggggtttgatagagtgtcctaggtcatgggtttaagacaaagagctggggcctttcatttcccccctttttctttatcatggatag
This genomic interval carries:
- the LOC124989635 gene encoding uncharacterized protein LOC124989635; translated protein: MDSQEIPLDVHSLDRGSPHTLSPGQHQGDHLFTVNQVKVRGSRASPTDTQDPLRDMLDLNTESHDPQGKGDRELLKDSPETPLDVHSLARGSPHPLSPGQHQGDHLFTVSQVKVRGSRASPTDTQDPLRDMLDLNTESRDLQVKRDRELLKDSPEIPLDAHSLARGSPHTLSPGQHQGDHLFTVNQVKVRGSRASPTDTQDPLRDMLDLNTESRDPQVKGDRELLKDSPETPVDVHSLARGSPHTLSPGQHQGDHLFTVSQVKVRGSRASPTDTQDPLRDMLDLNTESRDLQVKRDRELLKDSPEIPLDAHSLARGSPHTLSPGQHQGDHLFTVNQVKVRGSRASPTDTQDPLRDMLDLNTESRDPQVKGDRELLKDSPETPLDAHSLARGSPHTLSPGQLQGDRLFTLSQVKVRGIQASPTDTQDPLRDMLDLNTESRDPQVKGDRELLKDSPETPVDVHSLARGSPHTLSPGQHQGDRLFTLSQVKVRGSRASPTDTRDPLRDMLDLNTESRDPQVKRDRELLKDSPETQLDAHSLARGSPHTLSPGQLQGDRLFTLSQVKVRGILASPTDTQDPLRDMLDLNTESHDPQGKGDRELLKDSPETPLDAHSLARGSPHPLSPGQHQGDHLFTVSQVKVRGSRASPTDTQDPLRDMLDLNTESRDPQVKGDRELLKDSPGTPLDVHSLARGSPHTLSPGQLQGDRLFTLSQVKVRGSRASPTDTQDPLRDMLDLNTESQDPQVKGDRELLKDSPETPLDAHSLARGSPHTLSPGQHQGDRLFTLSQVKVRGSRASPTDTQDPLRDMLDLNTESHDPQGKGDRELLKDSPETPLDAHSLARGSPHPLSPGQHQGDHLFTVSQVKVRGSRASPTDTQDPLRDMVDLNTESRDPQVKRDRELLKDSPEIPLDVHSLARGSPHTLSPGQHQGDHLFTVNQVKVRGSRASPTDTQDPLRDMLDLNTESRDPQVKGDRELLKDSPETPVDVHSLARGSPHTLSPGQHQGDRLFTLSQVKVRGSRASPTDTQDPLRDMLDLNTESHDPQGKGDRELLKDSPETPLDAHSLVRGSPHTLSPGQHQGDHLFTVSQVKVRGSRASPTDTQDPLRDMLDLNTESRDLQVKRDRELLKDSPEIPLDVHSLARGSPHTLSPGQHQGDHLFTVNQVKVRGSRASPTDTQDPLRDMLDLNTESRDPQVKGDRELLKDSPETPLDVHSLARGSPHTLSPGQLQGDRLFTLSQVKVRGSRASPTDTRDPLRDMLDLNTESQDPQGKGDRELLKDSPETPLDAHSLARGSPHILSPGQLQGDRLFTLNQVKVRGSQASPTDTQDPLRDMLDLNTESRDPQGKRHRELLKDSPEIPLDVHSLGRGSPHTLSPGQHQGDHLFTVSQVKVRGSRASPTDTQDPLRDMLDLNTESRDLQVKRDRELLKDSPEIPLDVHSLARGSPHTLSPGQHQGDRLFTVSQVKVRGSRASPTDTRDPLRDMLDLNTESRDPQVKGDRELLKDSPETPLDVHSLARGSPHTLSPGQLQGDRLFTLSQVKVRGSRASPTDTQDPLRDMLDLNTESQDPQGKGDRELLKDSPETPLDAHSLARGSPHTLSPGQLQGDHLFTVSQVKVEGGRASPTDTQDPLRVMLDLTIKNWDLVIHSHIILTSCQEII